From the genome of Hathewaya histolytica, one region includes:
- the gyrA gene encoding DNA gyrase subunit A, which produces MNNTGKVSHIDIGREMKRSYIDYAMSVIVSRALPDVRDGLKPVHRRILFSMHELGLTPEKGYRKCARIVGDVLGKYHPHGDSSVYDALVRLAQDFSIRYTLVDGHGNFGSVDGDSAAAMRYTEAKMDKIASQMLREINKDTVDFMPNFDGEEMEPVVLPSRFPNLLVNGSSGIAVGMATNIPPHNLNEVIDGITMLIDNPEATVKDLMEKIKGPDFPTAGVILGKSAIKSAYETGRGKIKVRAKTNIEEHKGRQRIIVTELPYQVNKARLIESIADLVKNKKIEGISDLRDESDREGMRIVIELKKDANSNIVLNRLFKHTKMQDTFGAIMLALVDGEPKVLNLKQILEQYIKFQEEVIRRRTIFDLNKAKERAHILEGLKIALDHIDEVIALIRGSKNGAEAKVGLMEKFNLSERQAQAILDMKLQRLTGLEREKIEEEYNSLMKLIEELEAILNDEQLVLNIIKDELSEVRAKYGDERRTEIDAFGDIDADINIEDLIEEEDVVITLTHNGYIKRISADTYSAQKRGGKGIQAMTTKEDDFVENVFITSTHHNILFFTNKGRAYTLKVYEIPEAGRTAKGTNIVNIIPLDQNERIQAAIAIREFKEDNFLVMGTKNGIIKKTVLTAFSSIRKNGVNAIKLKEDDELLGVRMTNGNSEILYITRNGYSIRFNENDVRPMGRTATGVKAITLREGDIAVGMEVATEQEELLVVSENGFGKRTSVSEYPIRHRGGKGVITYKVSKKTGKLVGARIVEDNDEIMLINDSNVAIRLNVSGVSSTGRNTMGVRLMRTHENEAIVAMAKIICESEDDCPIED; this is translated from the coding sequence ATGAATAATACCGGAAAGGTTTCTCATATAGATATTGGACGTGAAATGAAGAGATCTTACATAGATTATGCAATGAGCGTAATTGTAAGTCGTGCTCTTCCAGATGTTAGAGATGGTTTAAAGCCAGTTCATAGAAGAATTCTTTTTTCTATGCATGAGCTTGGACTAACACCAGAAAAAGGATATAGAAAATGTGCAAGAATAGTCGGGGATGTTCTAGGTAAGTATCATCCACACGGAGATTCTTCTGTTTACGATGCTTTAGTTAGATTAGCACAGGATTTCTCAATCAGATATACATTAGTAGATGGACATGGAAACTTTGGTTCTGTAGATGGTGACTCAGCAGCTGCCATGAGATATACAGAAGCGAAGATGGATAAAATCGCAAGTCAAATGTTGAGAGAAATAAACAAAGATACTGTAGACTTTATGCCTAACTTTGATGGTGAAGAGATGGAACCTGTTGTGCTTCCATCAAGATTTCCTAATCTTTTAGTAAATGGTTCATCTGGTATAGCAGTTGGTATGGCAACCAATATTCCTCCACATAACTTAAATGAGGTTATAGACGGAATAACAATGCTTATAGATAATCCAGAGGCTACTGTAAAGGATTTGATGGAGAAGATAAAAGGGCCAGACTTTCCAACAGCAGGTGTAATATTAGGTAAATCTGCTATAAAAAGTGCCTATGAAACAGGTAGAGGAAAGATAAAGGTTAGAGCTAAAACTAATATAGAAGAACATAAGGGAAGACAAAGAATTATAGTAACTGAGCTTCCATATCAAGTTAATAAAGCAAGACTTATCGAATCTATAGCAGATCTTGTAAAGAATAAGAAGATAGAAGGTATCTCAGACCTTAGAGATGAATCAGATAGAGAAGGTATGAGAATAGTTATAGAACTTAAGAAGGATGCTAACTCAAATATTGTTTTAAATAGACTGTTTAAGCATACAAAGATGCAAGATACTTTTGGTGCTATTATGTTAGCACTTGTTGATGGGGAACCTAAAGTATTAAATTTAAAACAAATTTTAGAGCAATATATAAAGTTCCAAGAGGAAGTTATAAGAAGAAGAACAATTTTTGATTTAAATAAAGCAAAAGAAAGAGCTCATATCTTGGAGGGCTTAAAAATAGCCCTAGATCACATTGATGAAGTTATAGCTTTAATTAGAGGATCTAAGAATGGTGCTGAAGCAAAGGTTGGACTAATGGAGAAGTTTAATCTTTCAGAAAGACAGGCACAAGCTATCTTAGATATGAAATTACAAAGACTTACAGGATTAGAAAGAGAAAAGATAGAAGAAGAATATAATTCTCTTATGAAACTTATAGAAGAACTAGAAGCTATATTAAACGATGAACAGTTAGTTCTAAATATAATAAAAGATGAACTCTCTGAAGTAAGGGCAAAATATGGTGATGAAAGAAGAACCGAAATAGATGCATTTGGTGATATTGATGCAGATATTAACATTGAGGACCTTATAGAAGAGGAAGATGTAGTAATTACATTAACACATAATGGCTATATTAAAAGAATATCAGCAGATACATATAGCGCACAAAAAAGAGGCGGTAAAGGTATTCAAGCCATGACAACTAAAGAGGATGACTTTGTAGAGAATGTATTTATAACATCTACACATCATAATATATTATTCTTCACAAATAAGGGAAGAGCTTATACATTAAAAGTATATGAAATACCTGAAGCAGGAAGAACAGCTAAGGGAACTAACATAGTAAATATAATACCGTTAGACCAAAATGAAAGAATTCAAGCCGCTATAGCAATTAGAGAATTTAAAGAAGATAATTTCTTAGTAATGGGAACTAAGAATGGTATTATAAAGAAAACTGTTCTTACAGCATTCTCATCTATAAGAAAAAATGGAGTAAATGCTATAAAATTAAAAGAAGATGATGAACTCCTAGGGGTTAGGATGACCAATGGAAATAGTGAAATACTATATATAACAAGAAATGGTTATTCTATAAGGTTTAATGAAAATGATGTAAGACCTATGGGTAGAACAGCAACTGGAGTAAAAGCAATTACCTTAAGAGAAGGTGATATAGCTGTAGGAATGGAGGTTGCAACTGAACAAGAAGAATTACTTGTAGTTTCAGAAAATGGTTTTGGTAAAAGGACCTCTGTCTCAGAATACCCAATAAGACATAGAGGTGGGAAGGGTGTTATAACCTATAAAGTTAGTAAAAAGACTGGAAAGTTAGTTGGAGCTAGAATAGTTGAAGATAATGATGAGATAATGCTAATAAATGATAGTAATGTAGCTATAAGACTAAATGTATCAGGAGTATCATCTACAGGTAGAAATACCATGGGAGTTAGATTAATGAGGACACATGAAAATGAAGCTATAGTTGCTATGGCTAAAATAATTTGTGAATCAGAAGATGATTGTCCTATAGAAGATTAA
- a CDS encoding HD domain-containing protein, producing MLSRIKQFFLGNFYTIKPFTKHDKMFIFKYLTKDEIYIFNTMKKYDRAHCLRVSKDLIKLIITDKSLGEQEILNIMKASLLHDVGKREGNFYIIDRVLMVLISERFKNKKYISKYKKLDIYMNHAEIGYKILKQSKLFSDKVLYMVKNHHNNKPCDDFQYIISLFQQCDDRN from the coding sequence ATGTTAAGTAGAATTAAACAATTTTTCTTAGGAAACTTTTATACTATAAAACCATTTACAAAGCATGATAAAATGTTTATTTTTAAATATTTGACTAAAGATGAAATTTATATATTCAATACTATGAAAAAATATGACAGGGCACATTGCCTTAGGGTTTCTAAGGATTTAATTAAGTTAATAATCACAGATAAATCTTTAGGAGAACAAGAAATTTTAAATATAATGAAGGCAAGCTTATTACATGATGTAGGTAAAAGAGAAGGTAATTTTTATATAATAGATAGAGTACTTATGGTTTTAATTTCTGAGAGGTTTAAAAATAAAAAATATATATCTAAATATAAAAAATTAGATATATATATGAACCATGCTGAAATAGGTTATAAAATTTTAAAGCAAAGCAAACTGTTTTCAGATAAGGTATTATATATGGTTAAAAATCATCATAATAATAAACCTTGTGATGATTTTCAATATATTATAAGCTTATTTCAGCAGTGTGACGATAGAAATTAA
- a CDS encoding transcription repressor NadR produces the protein MNSKERRGLIKEFLISSNTPLKGAEIAKNLKVTRQVIVKDVALLRAEGFNIIATPEGYILDNNLDSNLKKIIAVSHKREDIENELYLIIKFGGIINDVIIEHPLYGEIRAMLKISNLADLENFMRKLDRYRAEPLSKLTNGIHLHTIEAKDKDTMDCILRELEKSGYLIVEDN, from the coding sequence ATTAATTCTAAGGAGAGAAGAGGACTAATAAAGGAATTTTTGATAAGTAGTAATACTCCTTTAAAGGGTGCAGAAATTGCTAAAAATTTAAAGGTAACAAGACAGGTTATAGTAAAAGATGTTGCACTTTTAAGAGCAGAAGGTTTTAATATTATTGCAACACCTGAAGGATACATATTAGATAATAATTTAGATAGTAATTTAAAGAAGATTATAGCTGTATCTCATAAAAGGGAAGATATAGAGAATGAATTATATTTAATAATTAAGTTTGGTGGTATAATTAATGACGTAATTATAGAACATCCATTATATGGGGAAATAAGAGCAATGCTTAAGATTTCTAATTTAGCAGATTTAGAGAATTTTATGAGAAAACTAGATAGGTATAGAGCAGAGCCTTTATCCAAACTTACTAATGGAATACATCTTCATACTATAGAAGCTAAAGATAAGGATACAATGGATTGTATATTAAGAGAGTTAGAGAAATCAGGATATCTTATTGTGGAAGATAATTAA
- a CDS encoding hybrid sensor histidine kinase/response regulator produces the protein MKNSTFKKETCSNTNLDVNSCTLRVVHDINNILMPALNAIELIKDKIYKFDANISSELNIIELCIKDTVSILNNSKKSVKEIYNKNDIVNIKKIIEDSILITKSKYSQNILVEKQLEKDLNVLGNSTELREVFVNIINNAVDSMSGKEVVIKVNSYREQDYIVVKVEDCGLGIGSDNIDKIFTPFFTTKKSKGTGIGLSICKDIIDKHRGEIFVESEKYIGTSFIIKLPAVEKELITNENIENNYIRDKGLKILVIDDNINIRFIVASLAKKVFNAEVKECTPESAEEEIEKNNYSILISDFLMPINGVELCNKIKSRFKDIYFCIMTGCVELINDKDKDNVDYILKKPIDIKQLEEMKNEYIKINRLDIKEM, from the coding sequence ATGAAAAATTCAACATTCAAAAAAGAAACTTGTAGTAATACAAATTTAGATGTTAATAGTTGTACTTTAAGGGTAGTACATGACATAAATAATATATTAATGCCAGCTTTAAATGCAATAGAACTTATAAAAGATAAAATATATAAGTTCGATGCCAATATATCTAGTGAATTAAATATAATTGAATTATGTATAAAAGATACAGTAAGTATTTTAAACAATAGTAAAAAGTCTGTAAAAGAAATATATAATAAAAATGATATAGTTAATATAAAAAAAATAATAGAAGATTCTATTTTAATTACTAAAAGTAAATATTCACAAAATATACTAGTAGAAAAGCAATTAGAGAAAGATTTAAATGTTTTAGGAAATAGTACGGAACTTAGAGAAGTATTTGTTAATATAATAAACAATGCTGTAGATTCCATGAGTGGAAAAGAAGTCGTTATAAAGGTAAATTCTTATAGGGAACAAGATTATATAGTAGTTAAAGTAGAGGATTGTGGGTTAGGTATAGGCAGTGATAATATAGATAAGATTTTCACTCCTTTCTTTACAACTAAAAAATCAAAGGGCACTGGTATAGGACTTAGTATATGTAAAGATATAATAGATAAACATAGAGGAGAGATTTTTGTAGAGTCAGAGAAATATATAGGTACTAGTTTTATAATTAAGCTACCTGCGGTAGAAAAAGAGCTTATAACTAATGAAAATATAGAGAATAATTATATAAGAGATAAAGGATTAAAAATACTAGTTATTGATGATAATATTAACATTAGATTTATAGTTGCATCCCTTGCTAAAAAGGTATTTAATGCAGAGGTTAAAGAGTGTACACCAGAAAGTGCTGAAGAGGAAATTGAAAAAAATAACTATTCTATATTAATAAGTGACTTCTTAATGCCTATAAATGGTGTGGAATTATGTAATAAAATAAAAAGTAGATTCAAAGATATATATTTTTGTATAATGACTGGCTGTGTGGAATTAATTAATGACAAGGACAAAGATAATGTAGATTATATACTAAAAAAACCTATAGATATAAAACAGTTAGAGGAAATGAAAAATGAATATATTAAAATAAATAGATTAGATATTAAAGAAATGTAA
- a CDS encoding NAD(P)/FAD-dependent oxidoreductase: protein MDYDVLVLGGGLIGCAIAYEISKYNLNIALIEKDYDIADDVALVNTSIVFDGLECEDSFTSKLEAMGNGLMDEVTEKFNVPFKRLPSLILSKDESYIDNLYDRALKKGIKNIDIIDEINIKEIEPSIPLECKKAIYNKNTGVICPYDLALAYGEIAFDNNVNFKLEEEVLDIKKESKGFKVTTNKNRFSCKIVINTTPNRSLSIDKEETVHKDTSNGKMKYFTINKDIDISKSNMIFNVDEGKEVILTVPTLTGEHIGAVVTNEDIDNSIVLDKVDPLVPSVDLNFISTFYENEHYDEPFVIDDRSIDIGYIKIISKHYALVTMAPAISKIVCETIVSHINCTKRKEFIDKRRDYYKFRDLSNKERTDIIKLDARYGNMVCSCDKITEGEIIDAIRRPLGARTLEGVKRRTGAALGRCQGSQCLNKILLILARETNKSLTEIVKDSKNSRILLNRVKEFDTM, encoded by the coding sequence ATGGACTATGATGTACTTGTTCTAGGTGGAGGTTTAATTGGATGTGCTATTGCATATGAAATATCAAAATACAATTTAAATATAGCGCTTATAGAAAAAGATTATGATATAGCAGATGATGTAGCTTTAGTTAATACCTCTATAGTATTTGATGGCTTAGAATGCGAAGATAGTTTTACATCTAAATTGGAAGCCATGGGAAACGGGTTAATGGATGAGGTTACAGAAAAATTTAATGTACCTTTTAAAAGGTTACCATCATTAATATTATCAAAAGATGAAAGTTATATAGATAATTTATATGATAGAGCTTTAAAAAAAGGAATAAAAAATATAGATATTATAGATGAAATTAATATAAAGGAAATAGAACCTAGTATTCCTTTAGAGTGTAAAAAAGCAATATACAACAAAAATACAGGAGTAATATGTCCTTATGATTTGGCTCTAGCTTATGGAGAAATTGCTTTTGATAACAATGTTAATTTTAAATTAGAAGAAGAAGTTTTAGATATAAAGAAAGAGTCTAAAGGATTTAAAGTTACAACTAATAAAAATAGGTTTAGTTGCAAGATAGTTATAAATACAACCCCAAATAGAAGTCTTAGTATAGATAAAGAAGAAACTGTCCATAAAGATACAAGCAATGGTAAAATGAAGTATTTTACTATAAACAAGGATATTGATATTAGTAAGTCTAATATGATTTTTAATGTAGATGAGGGAAAAGAAGTCATACTAACAGTACCTACATTAACAGGTGAACATATTGGTGCAGTTGTTACTAATGAAGATATTGATAATTCTATAGTATTGGATAAAGTAGATCCATTAGTACCTAGTGTAGATCTAAATTTTATATCAACTTTTTATGAAAATGAACATTATGATGAACCTTTTGTAATAGATGATAGGTCTATAGATATTGGATATATAAAAATTATAAGTAAACACTATGCATTAGTTACTATGGCACCTGCCATATCTAAGATTGTTTGTGAGACAATAGTTAGTCATATAAATTGTACTAAAAGGAAAGAATTCATAGATAAAAGAAGAGATTATTATAAGTTTAGGGATTTAAGCAATAAAGAGAGAACTGATATAATTAAATTAGATGCAAGATATGGAAATATGGTTTGTTCTTGTGATAAAATTACAGAAGGTGAAATTATAGATGCTATAAGAAGACCATTAGGAGCTAGAACACTTGAAGGAGTTAAAAGAAGGACTGGAGCAGCACTTGGAAGGTGTCAAGGCTCTCAGTGTTTAAATAAGATTCTATTGATTCTTGCACGAGAAACAAATAAATCTTTAACAGAAATAGTTAAAGACTCTAAAAATTCTAGAATTCTTTTAAATAGAGTAAAAGAATTTGATACTATGTAG
- a CDS encoding DUF1667 domain-containing protein: MRDISLDNIIPKEFLKSIEEEKSSINQEKDYNMDVFTTVIRVKGSKDFNVVSVKSTKPVHKDLWIEFSKALSRLRVGPPLKIGDVVCQNILNTGIDIVCTRNLERDENKF; this comes from the coding sequence TTGAGAGATATTAGCTTAGATAATATTATTCCAAAAGAATTTTTAAAAAGTATAGAAGAAGAAAAAAGTAGTATAAATCAAGAAAAAGATTACAATATGGATGTTTTCACTACAGTAATTAGGGTTAAGGGATCTAAGGATTTTAACGTAGTATCTGTAAAAAGTACAAAACCCGTTCATAAAGATTTATGGATAGAATTTTCTAAGGCATTAAGTAGGTTGAGAGTAGGTCCACCTCTTAAAATAGGAGATGTTGTCTGCCAAAATATATTAAATACAGGAATAGATATTGTGTGTACAAGAAACTTAGAAAGGGATGAAAATAAGTTTTAA
- the serS gene encoding serine--tRNA ligase, translating to MLDLKRIRNNTDEIKKLMQNRGESFDVSQIDEVLELDQKRRDILVKVEEMKNERNKKSSEVPKLKKEGKDATVLLNEMKELAEKIKAFDVDLNEIDNKIEYLLLRIPNVPNPEVPEGETDEDNVEIKRWGDPKNFSFETKAHWDLGTSLNILDFERAGKVTGSRFTFYKGLGAKLERAVISYFLDTHTEKNGYTEILPPYMVNRLSMTGTGQLPKFEEDAFKIAQDDYFLIPTAEVPVTNMHRDEMLQGSELPIKYAAYSACFRSEAGSAGRDTRGLIRQHQFNKVELVKFVKPEESYNELKKLVGDAESVLQGLGLPYRIVRICKGDLGFTAAFKYDIEVWMPSYNRYVEISSCSNFEDYQARRANIRYKEDGKSKPQFVHTLNGSGLAIGRTVAAILENYQKEDGKVEIPEALRLYMGGREVIEK from the coding sequence ATGTTAGATCTTAAAAGGATAAGAAACAATACAGATGAAATTAAAAAGCTTATGCAAAATAGAGGAGAATCTTTTGATGTATCACAAATAGATGAAGTGTTAGAATTAGATCAAAAGAGAAGAGATATATTAGTTAAAGTTGAAGAAATGAAAAATGAAAGAAATAAAAAATCTTCTGAAGTTCCTAAACTAAAAAAAGAAGGAAAAGATGCTACAGTACTTTTAAATGAAATGAAAGAACTTGCAGAGAAGATAAAGGCTTTTGATGTAGATTTAAATGAAATAGATAATAAGATAGAATATTTACTTCTTAGAATACCTAATGTACCAAATCCAGAGGTTCCAGAAGGAGAAACAGATGAAGATAATGTAGAAATTAAAAGGTGGGGAGACCCTAAAAACTTTAGTTTCGAAACAAAAGCTCACTGGGATTTAGGAACAAGTCTTAATATATTAGATTTTGAGAGAGCCGGAAAGGTTACTGGTTCAAGATTTACATTCTATAAGGGATTAGGAGCAAAGCTTGAAAGAGCTGTTATTAGCTATTTCTTAGATACTCATACAGAGAAAAATGGATATACAGAGATATTGCCACCTTATATGGTAAATAGGTTAAGTATGACAGGAACAGGGCAATTACCTAAATTTGAAGAGGATGCATTTAAGATAGCGCAAGATGACTATTTTTTAATTCCTACAGCAGAGGTTCCAGTTACAAATATGCATAGAGATGAAATGTTACAAGGAAGCGAACTTCCAATAAAATATGCAGCTTATAGTGCATGTTTTAGATCTGAGGCAGGTTCTGCAGGTAGAGATACTAGAGGGCTTATAAGACAACATCAATTTAATAAAGTTGAACTTGTTAAATTTGTAAAACCAGAAGAATCTTATAATGAACTTAAAAAGCTTGTAGGTGATGCAGAATCAGTATTACAAGGCTTAGGACTTCCATATAGAATAGTTAGAATATGCAAAGGTGATTTAGGTTTTACAGCAGCATTTAAATATGATATAGAAGTTTGGATGCCAAGCTATAATAGGTATGTTGAAATTTCAAGCTGTAGTAACTTTGAAGATTATCAAGCGAGACGTGCTAATATTAGATATAAAGAAGATGGAAAATCTAAACCTCAATTTGTTCATACACTAAATGGCTCAGGATTAGCTATAGGTAGAACTGTTGCTGCTATACTTGAAAATTATCAAAAAGAAGATGGAAAAGTTGAAATTCCAGAAGCTTTAAGATTATATATGGGTGGAAGAGAAGTAATAGAAAAGTAG
- a CDS encoding phosphatase PAP2 family protein → MEAIKFIQSFSNSFLDFFFQAITMFGEDAFIIVAITLVYWCIDKKFGYRLSFAYLSSIVLNGIVKETFKIERPFHKEGIRTLRIKTATGYSFPSGHSQGATTFFTSIMIYLKKSWGYILFPTLTLLVMISRLYLGVHTLMDVLGGAILGFIWVFIANKLMNRIENGQNYLLFILLIPIVIGAFFLRSSDYFKAAGITTSFILGYYIENNYINFEPKQKLKIQVIKYLIGIIVAVFIKSLFKKILPIGNIGAFIRYFFLGVWVTIFAPLLFKKIST, encoded by the coding sequence ATGGAAGCTATAAAATTTATACAATCTTTTTCTAATTCATTTTTAGATTTTTTCTTTCAGGCTATAACTATGTTTGGAGAAGATGCTTTTATTATTGTGGCAATTACTCTTGTTTATTGGTGCATAGATAAGAAATTTGGTTATAGATTAAGTTTTGCATATTTATCTAGTATAGTATTAAATGGAATTGTAAAAGAAACTTTTAAAATAGAAAGGCCTTTTCACAAAGAAGGGATTCGTACTTTAAGAATCAAAACTGCTACAGGATATTCATTTCCTAGTGGACATTCTCAAGGTGCTACTACCTTTTTCACATCTATTATGATTTATCTTAAAAAGTCCTGGGGGTATATTTTATTTCCCACTTTAACTCTTCTTGTTATGATATCTAGATTATATTTAGGTGTACATACTCTAATGGATGTCTTAGGTGGGGCTATTTTAGGTTTTATTTGGGTCTTTATAGCTAATAAACTAATGAATCGCATTGAAAATGGACAGAACTATCTTTTATTTATACTTTTAATTCCTATAGTTATTGGAGCTTTCTTTTTACGTTCTTCTGACTATTTTAAAGCAGCAGGTATTACTACTAGTTTTATATTAGGATATTATATTGAAAATAATTATATTAACTTTGAACCAAAACAAAAGTTAAAAATACAAGTAATAAAATATTTAATTGGAATTATTGTAGCGGTGTTTATAAAAAGTTTATTTAAAAAGATATTACCTATTGGAAATATAGGAGCTTTTATAAGATACTTCTTCTTAGGAGTATGGGTTACAATATTTGCTCCTCTATTATTTAAAAAGATAAGTACATAG
- a CDS encoding GNAT family N-acetyltransferase → MLKGNRVFLRSVERRDLNFYYEMWSDDEVRKFDSGFTIIPSNDFIIENFDKIMNLKKKHLTIVNEKGVVVGYITYEALQDCKNVFEIGITIRKDFRGRGYGKDSIQTLTKFLFLNVAAKRVELQMVCDNEKALNCYKTCGFIQEGVLREKFFSEGKYKDLIVMAMIEEDFNKHYKM, encoded by the coding sequence GTGTTAAAAGGAAATAGGGTGTTTTTAAGATCTGTAGAGAGACGAGATCTAAATTTCTATTATGAAATGTGGTCTGATGATGAGGTAAGAAAGTTTGATAGTGGCTTTACAATTATTCCGAGCAATGATTTTATTATAGAAAACTTTGATAAAATCATGAATTTGAAGAAAAAACATTTAACTATAGTAAATGAGAAAGGCGTTGTAGTAGGATATATAACATATGAAGCTTTACAAGACTGTAAAAATGTATTTGAGATTGGAATAACCATAAGAAAGGATTTTAGAGGAAGAGGGTACGGAAAAGATTCAATACAAACTTTAACTAAATTCTTATTCTTAAATGTAGCAGCAAAAAGAGTTGAACTACAAATGGTATGTGACAATGAAAAAGCATTAAACTGTTATAAAACATGTGGTTTTATACAAGAAGGTGTACTTAGAGAAAAGTTTTTTTCAGAAGGAAAATATAAGGATTTAATAGTAATGGCAATGATTGAAGAAGATTTTAATAAGCATTATAAGATGTAA
- a CDS encoding IS1182 family transposase — protein MLMHQKMILSEYGDIYDRIIPKDNMLRRIKEMVDFSFIYDELVSTYCNNNGRGAIDPIRMFKYLLLKTIFNISDVDVVERSKYDMSFKYFLDMAPEEDVINPSSLTKFRKLRLKDTNLMDMLISKTVEIALEKEIIKSKSIIVDSTHTKARYNQKTPREVLIEQSKKLRKSVYNIDESMKARFPNKVNNGLLEDEIEYCQKLISVIEKEEVISSYPAVKEKLNLLKETIEDDLEVLSFSKDADAKVGHKTADTSFFGYKTHIAMTEERIITAAVVTSGEKHDGKQLKSLIEKSEASGLNIENIIGDAAYSEKENIEYVNESEKNLIAKLSKSVSHGNKRQTKTKFEYNKDADMYACEAGHMSTKKTSTRPKKHAKDGLGTVISYFFDVKKCQCCPLKQGCYKEGAKTKSYSVSIKTNTHQKHIEFQETDFFKEKSKERYKIEAKNSEMKHRHGYDVASAAGLVGMQMQGALTIFAVNLKRILTLSNQ, from the coding sequence ATGTTAATGCATCAAAAGATGATATTAAGCGAATATGGTGATATATATGATAGGATTATCCCTAAAGATAATATGTTGAGAAGGATTAAAGAAATGGTAGATTTCTCATTCATCTACGATGAATTAGTTTCTACATATTGCAATAATAACGGTCGCGGAGCGATTGACCCAATAAGAATGTTTAAATATCTTTTACTAAAAACTATTTTCAATATTTCTGATGTAGATGTTGTTGAACGCTCTAAATATGATATGTCTTTTAAATATTTCTTAGATATGGCTCCGGAGGAGGATGTAATTAATCCAAGTTCTTTAACTAAATTTAGAAAGCTACGCTTAAAGGACACTAATCTAATGGACATGCTAATTTCTAAAACCGTAGAAATAGCATTGGAAAAGGAAATTATAAAATCAAAATCAATTATTGTTGATTCAACTCATACCAAAGCTAGATACAATCAAAAAACACCTAGGGAAGTTTTAATTGAACAATCTAAAAAACTTCGAAAGTCAGTTTATAACATTGATGAGTCAATGAAAGCAAGGTTTCCTAATAAAGTTAACAACGGTCTTCTTGAGGATGAAATAGAGTATTGTCAAAAACTTATATCAGTTATTGAAAAAGAAGAGGTCATTTCAAGTTATCCAGCTGTAAAAGAAAAATTAAATTTATTAAAAGAAACAATCGAAGATGATTTAGAGGTTTTGTCATTCTCTAAAGATGCTGACGCAAAAGTTGGACACAAAACTGCTGATACATCTTTCTTTGGGTATAAAACTCATATTGCAATGACTGAGGAACGTATTATTACTGCTGCTGTAGTTACTTCGGGAGAAAAACACGATGGAAAACAACTAAAATCACTTATTGAAAAGAGCGAAGCCTCTGGCTTAAACATAGAAAATATTATTGGAGATGCAGCTTATTCAGAAAAAGAAAATATAGAATATGTAAATGAAAGTGAAAAAAATCTAATTGCAAAGCTTAGTAAATCAGTATCTCATGGTAACAAAAGACAAACTAAAACGAAGTTTGAATATAATAAAGATGCAGATATGTATGCGTGTGAAGCTGGCCATATGAGTACTAAGAAAACTAGTACTAGACCTAAAAAACATGCCAAAGATGGACTAGGTACAGTAATTTCTTATTTTTTTGATGTTAAAAAGTGTCAGTGTTGCCCTTTAAAACAAGGGTGCTATAAAGAAGGTGCTAAAACTAAATCATACTCAGTTTCAATCAAAACGAATACGCATCAAAAACATATTGAATTTCAAGAAACTGATTTTTTTAAAGAAAAATCAAAAGAGAGATATAAAATTGAAGCTAAAAATAGTGAAATGAAACATAGACATGGGTATGATGTTGCGTCAGCCGCAGGTCTTGTTGGCATGCAAATGCAAGGTGCATTGACCATTTTTGCTGTAAACTTGAAGAGAATATTGACTCTAAGCAATCAGTAA